A part of Desulfitibacter alkalitolerans DSM 16504 genomic DNA contains:
- the cas4 gene encoding CRISPR-associated protein Cas4: MRITGTMFYYYFVCHRKLWCFSNHITLENESERVLLGKLLDEASYGREHKHILIDETVNVDFIKDWKVLHEVKKSKSIEEASIWQVKYYLYFLNQRGININKGILDYPQIKKREEVVLQNGDKEKIEKILGNIEDIVSQEKMPSLINSKICKSCAYYEYCYV, translated from the coding sequence ATGCGTATTACAGGAACCATGTTTTACTATTATTTTGTTTGTCATAGAAAACTGTGGTGTTTTTCTAATCATATTACATTGGAAAATGAGAGTGAAAGGGTTTTGCTGGGGAAGCTACTGGATGAGGCATCTTATGGAAGGGAGCATAAGCATATACTAATTGATGAAACTGTTAATGTGGATTTTATCAAGGATTGGAAAGTGCTGCATGAAGTGAAAAAAAGCAAGAGTATTGAGGAAGCTTCTATCTGGCAGGTTAAGTATTATTTATATTTCCTCAATCAGAGAGGCATTAATATTAATAAAGGAATTCTGGATTATCCTCAAATAAAAAAACGAGAGGAAGTTGTTTTACAAAATGGAGATAAAGAAAAGATTGAAAAGATCCTAGGTAATATAGAAGATATTGTGTCTCAGGAAAAGATGCCTTCGCTTATAAACTCTAAAATATGTAAAAGCTGTGCTTATTACGAGTACTGTTATGTGTGA